The window GCTCAGCTGATTCGGGTCGAAGCCGATCGACAGGTCCAGGATCGGGTCCGTGTTGCCGCTCCAGGACCAGGCCAGGTAACCGAGGTTCAGCCTCTGCGCCTCGGCCATCATCGTGTCCTCGTCCGGATCGCCCCATTGGTCCGCAGGGCCGCCGAACTCCCCTATCAGGATGGGTAGTTTGGCTGCGACAAAGGCGTTCAGGTAGTCCGTTATCTCCGCCGCCGTGTCGTACACGCTGTACATGTGGATCGAGAAGATCAGGTTGCCGGTGGTGTCCGCCGCGTACACCGCCTGGGCGTTGGCACGCATCACGCCCTGCCAGTCCTGGCCCCAGTTCGGCGCGTCCACCATGATCGTGTGCTCCAGGCCCGCCGCCCGCAGCTTCTTGATCGAGGCGATCGTCGGGTCCGTCCAGCCCGCCGGATCCGTGTTGCCCCAGGGCTCGTTGCCGATGTTGACGATGACGTAGTTCTCCTGGCCGGCCAGGACGTCCTTCAGGCCGATCCAGTAGTCCGCCGCCGAGTCGAGCGTGGCGGCCGCCGCCTCCTCGCCGTAGCCCGTCGTGTCATGCACCTCCAGTACGCAGATCAGCCGGTTCGCCTTGCAACTGGCGATGACCGCGGCCACGTCCTCGGGCGTGTTCCGGGTCCAGCGGTGGCCGTTGGACAGGACCACGCGGACGCTGTTCGCGCCCAGCGCCTTGATGTCGGCCAGCGACTGGGTCTCGCCGGGGTACCAGGTGTGAGCGTGGTTCACACCGCGCATCACGAAGTCGTTGCCGTTGGCCTCCACCAACCGGCCGTTGCTGATGTGCAGGCCAGTGGCCTGGGCGTCCACGGGTGGCTCCGCGGCCTGGGACGGCGTCGCGCCCAGGACCAGCAGACCTAACAGGGTGGCCAGCGCCGTCAACAGTCTCACCGTCAACTGCCTCGCCGCCACCGAGCTCTTGTGTGTTCTCACTGCGACTCCTGAGAAGTGAGCACCGGAAAGCATCGGAAGAAAAACATGGGAGCGCTCCCACACATGTATCCACCCCGCCAGGGACACGTCAAGACAATGCGCGCTCCTCGATTCCCGCGGGCACCGGAGCGCGCAGCCCCCTCGCGAGGCACACCGTCACCGCCAGCGACGACACCGCCATCACGGCCATCGCCGTGGCGGGAGACGTCAGTTGGGCCACCGAACCGGCCAGCGTCGCGCTCACCCCCTGCAAGGTCAGCATCCCGGCCGAGTGCAAGCCCAGCGCATGTCCGCTCAGTTCGTCGGGCGTGAGCTCCATCAGCCGCTCCTGCTGGATCAGGCTCGCCCCGAAACCGACCGACGCCAGCGCCACGGCGAGGGCCGCGAGCGGCACGGGCGGGCCGAGGACGAAGAAGGCGTACGGCGCAGCCAGCAGCATCAGCAGCGGTACCCCCAGCCTGGCGCGCCGCGCGGGTGGGATCAGGCGGCCCACCGTCACATCGCCCGCGAGCATCCCGAGCGCCGCGCAGGCGAACAGCGTGCCGGCGGATTCGGGGGCGTAGGAGACGAAGAGCGACTCGCAGCCCACGACCAGGCCGTTGGGGATCCACAGGGCCAGGTAGACCGTCCGGCGGGGGCGGGAGGACCAGAGCAGGGCGTTGGTGCGCCAGGTCGCCGCGACCGACGGGCGGCCCGAGGCGCGCGGGGCCCGGGCGGTGAGGCCGAGACGGACTCCAGCCGCTGCAAGGACGTACAGCAGGGCCGAGAGCAGCAGGCACCAGCGGGGTGACAGCAGCGCCACCAGCACCCCGCCCGTCGCGTACCCGGCGATCTGCATGATCCCGCTCATCATGTTGAAGACCGAACGCCCCAGCAGATAGCCGTCCTTGGCGAGGATCTCGTTCAGCAGTCCCCAGCGAACTCCCCCGCCGAGTGACGCGATCAGGCCTTGCGTCAGCAGGATGACGAAGACCGCCCAGATCGGCAGACCCGGTACGGCGAGAAGGGCCGTGGCCGCCGCGAAGGCCAGCGACATGCCCGTCAGGGTCGCCCTCGGGGGGAGACGGTCGGCACCCGAGAGGAACAGGGACGCGCCCAGCACCTGGGCCAGCGACGGGCCGAACATGCTCACCGCCGACAGCAGCGGGGAGTCCGTCGCCCGGTACACGAGCGTGGCGAGCGCCAGAGAGCCGACCGTCTGGGCCGCGACATGGGCCGAGGAGGAGAGGAAGAGCGGGGTGAACTCAGGGGTGCGGAAGAGGGCTTGGTAGCTGTTGCTGCGCATGAGCGGGAGTCTCGGGCGGCGCTTGCGGGGGCCGTTAATGTTTCGCACAGGTGCGAAAGGAGGGGCGTCATGGGCTGGTGGCAGGTCAACGCGGACACGCTCGCGCGCAGCCGGTTCGTGCTCTCGCCGCTCGCCGAGACCTTCGCGAGCCTGAAGCTGCTGCACGCGGCGACCGGCGCCCACCCGGGCGAGAAGGCCTGGCTGCGCGCGCATCTGCCCGGCTACCGGGCCCTGCTCGCCGCCGATCCGGTGACCGCGCTGCTGGTGCGTGCCGGGCTCGGGCGGGACTGGATCGCCGACTTCCTCACGCCCACGCCCCGCGACGGGGAGACCTTCGAGGAGGGCGTCGCCCGGGTGCGCGCGGCCCGCCCCTCGGAGGCTCGCGCCCACCTCACCGTCTCCCTCGCCGGACCGCTCCCCGCCGAGCTGGACCGCGACGACCTGCCGGAGCGGGCGGCCGCGCTGCTCCAGTACGTCTGGCAGGAGACCGTACGGCCGGACTGGGACCGGCGCCGACGGATCCTGGAGGCGGATGTGGTCGCCCGGACCGTGCAGGTGAGCCGGAGCGGCTGGGCGGCGGTGCTGGACTCGCTGCGGCCGGGGACCCGGTGGCTCGGGGAGAGCCGGTTCCAGGTCAACCGGCACGAGTACCCGCCGCGGGAGATCTCGGGCGCCGAGCTGGTGTTTGTGCCGGTGACGCCGAAGTCGGGGTGGGTGTCGTGGGAGGGCGACGACCGGTACGCCGTCGTCTACCCCTGCACCGGCGCGCTCGCCTCGCACCACGACCGCCGTGCCGTCCCGACGGGACTCGGGGCGCTCCTGGGCACCACCCGCGCCGGTGTCCTCGTCCTGCTCGGCACCCCGATGAGCACGACCCAGCTGGTCGCGGTGACCGGACAGGGTCTCGGCTCGGTCGGACGTCATCTGCGGGTGCTGCTGGACGCGGGGCTTGTGGAGCGGCGGCGGGCGGGGCGGTCGGTGCTTTATGTGCGTACGGCGGCTGGGGAGGTGCTGGTGGAGGCGGCCGGAGAGATGTCACCCGGCGCGGCTAGCATCCGGGCATGACTGTAAACAGCAGCAATCCCCTTGATGTCCAGATCGACGCGCTCGCCGGCGGATCCGCCGACCTCAAGCAGTACCTCGGTCAAGTCGTCCTCGTCGTGAATGTGGCCTCCAAGTGTGGGCTGACTCCGCAGTACTCCGGGCTGGAGCAGCTCCACGAGAACTACGCGGGGCGCGGCTTCACCGTGCTCGGCGTGCCCTGCAACCAGTTCCTCGGGCAGGAGCCGGGCAGCGCCGAGGAGATCGCCGAGTTCTGTTCGGCGACGTACGGCGTGACCTTCCCGATGACCGAGAAGGTCGAGGTGAATGGGGAGCAGCGGCATCCGCTGTACGAGCGTCTTGTCGGGTTCGCCGACGGTGAGGGGCACAGTGGGGACATCCGCTGGAACTTCGAGAAGTTTCTGATCGGGCGGGACGGCCAGGTCGTCGCCCGGTTCTCGCCGCAGACCGAGCCGGACGCCGCGGAGGTCGTGGCCGCCGTCGAGGCGCAGATCGCCGCTTGACCTTTCCCCTGGGGCAGACCCGAGCGTCCTGTCACCGGGCGAACGGCGCCCGGTGACGGAGGATGACGTGGTGGACGTAGGAGAGGAACTGCTCACCATCGGGGCGTTCGCCGCCCGGGCGCGGCTGTCGGCCAAGGCCCTGCGGCTGTACGACCGGCTGGGGCTGCTGGCCCCGGCGCACGTCGACGAGGTCAGCGGCTACCGCTACTACCGGGCCGGACAGGTCGAACGCGCCCGGCTCGTGGCCCTTCTGCGCCAGCTCGACATGCCGCTCGCGCGGATCGCCGAGGTCGTCGAGGCACCGGACGGGGCCACGGCCGCGGGCCGGCTCGACGCGTACTGGGCGGACGTGGAGACGCGGTTCGCCGGGCAGCGGACGCTCGCCGAGTACCTCCGTGGACGACTGTCGGGGAGGAGCTCCGAGATGTACGGGAAGTTCGTGGTCGAGACGGTGGACGTGCCCGAGCAGGTGCTGATCACCGAGATGCGGCATGTGCTGGCGGGCGAGCTGCCGGCGTGGATCGGCGCGTCGCTGGGGCGGCTCGAGGAGGGGGCGAAGAAGTGCGGCGGCAGCACCGGCGCGCCGTTCGTCGTCTACCACTCCGATGTGTCGATGGAGAGCGACGGCCCGGCCGAGTCGTGTGTGCCGGTGGCCGACGAGGCGGCGGCGCGGGCGTGGGTCGAGAAGCAGGGCCGTACGCATGCGACGAAGGTGCGCGTGGAGCCGGCCCAGCGGCTCGCCTACACCCGGATCACCAAGGCCCAGGTGGCCCATCCGCAGATCCTGGCCGCCTTTGAGGCGGTGGAGGAGTGGATCCCGAAGCAGGGGCTGTGGCAGGCGGGCCCGTGCCGGGAGATCTACTTCGCCGACTGGGACGCGGCGGGCCCCGAGGACCCGGTCTGCGATGTCGCCTTCCCGGTGAAGTAGCCACCGAGCCGGTGAACGGCCGTGCCCGGCAGACGCGTTGCGCATCTGCCGGGCACAAGCCGAGCCCCCTCGGCAAGGACGGCGGGCTGGTCGAGAGGGCTCTTCCTGTGGTGCTTATGGAGTTGTGATAGGTGGTGCCGCATCAGCCGAGGTCGAATGCTCCTCGGCCGGCCTGAGCCACGAAGGCGTTCCACGCGTCCGCCGGGAAGGCCAGCGTGGGACCCTCGGGGACCTTGGAGTCCCGGACGGCCATGGCCGCGAGAACCGGTGACTTGATCTCGACGCACGCGCCGTTTCCCGTGGAGTACGAGGACTTGGTCCACGTGTCCGTGGCGCCCTGACGAATTGCCATGTTCGCTCCGCATTGCCAGTTGATGAGTTGCTGAGATTGCGCCAACGGTGTTGCTCGATGGCGTGATCGACGCTACTCGCCAACATCGGCTGATGAAGCGACCATTCACTCGACCGGATGGCATATTCCAATGGAGCTTCCATCTTGGCCGGGCGAAGGTGTACTGTGCGCCTCCTTCTGCCCAGGGGGCAGGATCCAGAGCCTCGGCCCTAGCGGGCGTACTCCTTCGCGATGTCCGCAATGAACTGCCGGGACTGGTCCACATTCAGCGCCTGCGCCCGCAAATGCTCGTACATCACCGCGTACTTCTGGACGTCGTTCGCCTTCTCCAGGTACAGATCGCTGGTGACGCCCTCGATGTAGACCACGCTGGAATCGGCCGCGTCCGGGAACTCCAGGATCGCGTACTGCCCGTTCAGGCCGGGATGGGCGCCCATGTCGAAGGGGATCACCTGCACGGTGACGTGCGGCAGCTGCGACTGCTCGACCAGGTACTCCAACTGTTCGCGCATGAGGGAGCGGTTGCCGACCACCCGACGCAGGGCGGCCTCGTCCAGGACGGACCACAGGCGCAGCGGGTTGTCCGGGGCGATGATTCGTTCCTGCCGGCGCAGCCGCACCTGGACACGCTTCTCGACTTCGGCGGCCGCGGTCTCCGGCAGCGCGCCCGCGATCAGCGCCTCCGCGTACGTCCGGGTCTGCAGCAGACCGGGGACGACCTGGGGGTCGTACACCCGAAGACTCGCCGCGTCCGTCTCCAGGCCGATGTAGACGCTGTACGGGATGTCGCCGAAGGAGTGCCACCAGCCCTGCTGGCGCGAGTCCTTGGCCATCTGCATCAGGGAGTCGACGATCCGGACGTCCTCGACCTCGTAGACCCCGCACAGATCGCGGACGTCGCGCTGGCTGATGCTGCGGCGGCCGTTCTCCAGACGGCTGATCTTCGACTGGGAGACCAGCAGCCGCTCGGCGACTTCCTCGGCCGTCATGCCCTTGAGCTCGCGGAGCCGGCGCAACTCCTGACCCAGCCGGCGGCGCCTGACAGTGGGATTGACATTGGACGCCACGGGACGTGCACCTCCGGCTGCATGTACTGCTTGCGACTTTGCGTATCTGCTGTTGAGCAGACTGCCACCAAGGTGCTTTCTACCGCTGGGAAACGGTGGATATGCGCTGCATACACGCCAGTTCGGGGCATGGACGCAAGCCGTCCGCACATGCGGCCGCGCGGGGCGGCGGGACCGTGTCGTCGTCCGGACACATACGGTCCCGCCACCCCGCGCGGACCAGCGGCTCCCGTACCGGGCCTTTGGGGACTGCGGTGCGGCGTAGCTGCCGATTGGTGCGGGTCGTGGAACTGCGGCTCAGTGGGCCACGACGCGCGCCATCGAGCCTCGGCGCGGTTGCATCGGAACGCCACGAGCGGGTTCCGGTGCGGCCCTGCCTCCGGGGGCCGGCTGGCGGCCGGCTGGAGCGGGGCTGCGACGCGGCTGGGCCGCGACGCCGTTCTGGACGTCCATCACGGCGTGCGCGACGAGACCGCCCATGGGGTCGTGCCTGATCAGGTCCCGCAGCCGGGACCTTGAGGACCTGCCCTCATTGCCCGGATACAGGTGCTTGCCGAGGCCGACCGCATGCGCCAGTGCGGCAAGCGCCGCGGTCCGCGGGTCCGGCGGTACGCCGGTACGGATCGCGGAGTCCAGCCGGGCCCTGATCTCTCGGCTGATCTCGTTGTCGCTCGCCTGGTAGCGAGTGGTCGGCAACACCCCGCACATCTGTCCGGCCACGGCATGCACCATGCCGCACCGCTCCAGATGCGAGAGGTAGGTCTGGCGCAGCCCCAGCCGGGGCCCGCCAATCCAATGGACGGCACGCACGGGAGCGCCACGCCTGCGCAGCAACTCCAACGCACAGTCCAAAGTCGGATCTCCAGTCGGCCGTGGTACGACCACGGCGATACGATCCCCGTCAGGGGCTATCCGTCCGGCCAGCGCCAGCTCCACTAGCTGTGCTCCGGCCAGACCGAGGTCGAGCGACTGCGGCTGTGCAGTGGTACCCGTGGCCGGGTCCAGTGCCAGCAGCAGAAGCTCCTCCGGAATTGTTCTGCGGCTCCTGCCCATCCATGCCTCCCCGCGTGGATGAATGACAGGGTGACCCCTCTCACATTCATCTGTCGAGGGTGCGTGACCTGTTTGTAAGGGAACCAGTAGGTATGTCGTTCTCGTCTACCGCGTCAGTCAAGCCCGCACACAGGACACTGGTACATGGTTCGGACAGCGCGTTGGAGCGGGGTCCGGGCGGCGGCGGTTCAGACAATTCAGACGATTACGTCGGTTCACGGGTTTAGGAGGCATCGGTGGCGGGCGAGTCCCCCGACAGTTCGAAGCAGCGCGAGTCGTCGGCAGAACCGACGTCGGGGAGCGCGGGTCCGGTTCCGGAAGCCCGGAACGAATCCACCGACCCCCGCCTGGCAATGACCCGCGGAGGCGTGGACACAGCGACCCGCATCCTCTCGGCAAGCGACCTGGCAGAAGCCCGAAAGCCGGCGACGCCCGAGCCGGAGGCGGAGGCGGAGGAGCCCGACTCCGGAGACGCCCGCCTGCGGGCCGCGGTGGCGGCATGGGTGTCCAAGGGCGACGAGAAGCCGACAGAGCCCGAGGAGCCGACGGAAGAGGCCGAGGAGGAGGCACCCGAGGAGGAGGCACCCGAGGAGGAGCCACAGAACGAAGCCGCCTCCGAGGACGAGCCTGAGGACGAGACCGAGCCTGAGCCCGAGGACGAGACCGAGACCGAGCCCGAGGCAGAAGCCGAGGACGAGGACTCGGAGCCGGAGACCGAAGCCGCAGCGGACGACGAGCCGGAAGCCGCGGCCGACGAGGACGAGGCCGAAACCGAGGACGCACCCGAGGCCGCCGACGACGAGGAAGCCCCACAGGGGCCACCCGCACCCGACGACGAAGCCAGCACGGGTGGTGCGGGTGGGAACGACACGGCCGAAGGCGAAGCCGAGGACGCACCGCACGACGAGCCCGCGGCCGCAGACGCCGAGGACGCGAAGCGGGACGCACCCGCGGCCGCAGACGCCGCCGAGGACGCGAAGCGGGACGCACCCGCAGCCAAGGCCGTAGACCACCCCACCACCGCCATCCGCGCCCCCCGCCCGCCCGCCGTGGACCAGCCCACGAGCAAGTTCGTCGCCCTCAAGCCCGACGTCACCACCGCCATCCCCCACGTCGGCCCCGAGCGCACCACCCAGCAACCGCTCCCCCCCAAGCCCCCGCTGGACCTGCTCGCCGAGCTGACGAACACCCCGCCGCCCCCGGACACCCCCGTCCGCAATCTGGTCCGACGGGTCAAGATCTGGACCCCCCTGGTCCTCCTGCTCGTCGTCGTGTTCGCGATCGTGCAGGCCGTACGACCGCTCCCGACCCCCACCCTGGACCTCACCGCGGAGTCCACGTACACCTTCGACGGCTCCGAGGTCGACATCCCCTGGCCCGCCGAGGGACAGGCCGCGCTCGACGTCCAGGGCATCGGATCCTTCGGCTCCTCCGGCGACCAGAAGCCCGTGCCGATCGCCAGCGTTGCCAAGGTCATGACCGCGTATGTCATCCTTCGCGACCACTCGCTCAAGAGCGGCGAGGAAGGCCCGAAGATCGAGATCGACCAGGCGGCCGAGGAGCAGGCGACCGCGGAAGGGGAGTCGACCGTCAAGGTGACCGCGGGCGACTCCATCACCCAGCGCGAGGCCCTGGAGAGCATCCTCATCGCGTCCGCGAACAACGTGGCGCGTCTCCTGGCCCGTTGGGACGCCGGTTCCGAGAAGGCGTTCGTGGAGAAGATGAACGCCGCCGCCGAGGACCTCGGCATGACCAACACGACGTACACCGACCCCTCGGGCCTGAACAACACGACGGTCAGCACGGCCGTGGACCAGATGAAGCTGGCCAAGGCCGCGATGGAGGATCCCGCCTTCCGCGAGGTCTCCGCGATGATGTCGTACGACGACTACAAGGGCGAGAACCACGGCAACTGGAACCAGCTGGTCGGCAAGAACAACGTCGTGGGCAT of the Streptomyces sp. NBC_00287 genome contains:
- a CDS encoding D-alanyl-D-alanine carboxypeptidase, with protein sequence MDTATRILSASDLAEARKPATPEPEAEAEEPDSGDARLRAAVAAWVSKGDEKPTEPEEPTEEAEEEAPEEEAPEEEPQNEAASEDEPEDETEPEPEDETETEPEAEAEDEDSEPETEAAADDEPEAAADEDEAETEDAPEAADDEEAPQGPPAPDDEASTGGAGGNDTAEGEAEDAPHDEPAAADAEDAKRDAPAAADAAEDAKRDAPAAKAVDHPTTAIRAPRPPAVDQPTSKFVALKPDVTTAIPHVGPERTTQQPLPPKPPLDLLAELTNTPPPPDTPVRNLVRRVKIWTPLVLLLVVVFAIVQAVRPLPTPTLDLTAESTYTFDGSEVDIPWPAEGQAALDVQGIGSFGSSGDQKPVPIASVAKVMTAYVILRDHSLKSGEEGPKIEIDQAAEEQATAEGESTVKVTAGDSITQREALESILIASANNVARLLARWDAGSEKAFVEKMNAAAEDLGMTNTTYTDPSGLNNTTVSTAVDQMKLAKAAMEDPAFREVSAMMSYDDYKGENHGNWNQLVGKNNVVGIKTGTTTSALGNLMFAAKQEVGGETRTIVGAVLRQPDVGGGILAAALDSGDQLIRAAQGALESATLLKKGDVVGYVDDGLGGRTPVVATKDVKAVGWAGLKVELDFKADAVPHEARAGTKVGTLTVGDGGTAGAVKVPVALQSDLVEPGFTDKLIRVS
- a CDS encoding MFS transporter → MRSNSYQALFRTPEFTPLFLSSSAHVAAQTVGSLALATLVYRATDSPLLSAVSMFGPSLAQVLGASLFLSGADRLPPRATLTGMSLAFAAATALLAVPGLPIWAVFVILLTQGLIASLGGGVRWGLLNEILAKDGYLLGRSVFNMMSGIMQIAGYATGGVLVALLSPRWCLLLSALLYVLAAAGVRLGLTARAPRASGRPSVAATWRTNALLWSSRPRRTVYLALWIPNGLVVGCESLFVSYAPESAGTLFACAALGMLAGDVTVGRLIPPARRARLGVPLLMLLAAPYAFFVLGPPVPLAALAVALASVGFGASLIQQERLMELTPDELSGHALGLHSAGMLTLQGVSATLAGSVAQLTSPATAMAVMAVSSLAVTVCLARGLRAPVPAGIEERALS
- a CDS encoding glutathione peroxidase, with the protein product MTVNSSNPLDVQIDALAGGSADLKQYLGQVVLVVNVASKCGLTPQYSGLEQLHENYAGRGFTVLGVPCNQFLGQEPGSAEEIAEFCSATYGVTFPMTEKVEVNGEQRHPLYERLVGFADGEGHSGDIRWNFEKFLIGRDGQVVARFSPQTEPDAAEVVAAVEAQIAA
- a CDS encoding DUF397 domain-containing protein, which codes for MAIRQGATDTWTKSSYSTGNGACVEIKSPVLAAMAVRDSKVPEGPTLAFPADAWNAFVAQAGRGAFDLG
- a CDS encoding MerR family transcriptional regulator, with the translated sequence MTEDDVVDVGEELLTIGAFAARARLSAKALRLYDRLGLLAPAHVDEVSGYRYYRAGQVERARLVALLRQLDMPLARIAEVVEAPDGATAAGRLDAYWADVETRFAGQRTLAEYLRGRLSGRSSEMYGKFVVETVDVPEQVLITEMRHVLAGELPAWIGASLGRLEEGAKKCGGSTGAPFVVYHSDVSMESDGPAESCVPVADEAAARAWVEKQGRTHATKVRVEPAQRLAYTRITKAQVAHPQILAAFEAVEEWIPKQGLWQAGPCREIYFADWDAAGPEDPVCDVAFPVK
- a CDS encoding cellulase family glycosylhydrolase, with the translated sequence MRTHKSSVAARQLTVRLLTALATLLGLLVLGATPSQAAEPPVDAQATGLHISNGRLVEANGNDFVMRGVNHAHTWYPGETQSLADIKALGANSVRVVLSNGHRWTRNTPEDVAAVIASCKANRLICVLEVHDTTGYGEEAAAATLDSAADYWIGLKDVLAGQENYVIVNIGNEPWGNTDPAGWTDPTIASIKKLRAAGLEHTIMVDAPNWGQDWQGVMRANAQAVYAADTTGNLIFSIHMYSVYDTAAEITDYLNAFVAAKLPILIGEFGGPADQWGDPDEDTMMAEAQRLNLGYLAWSWSGNTDPILDLSIGFDPNQLSSWGQRIFNGANGIAQTSKEATIFGGGGTDTQPPTAPGTPTASAVTSTSAQLSWPAASDNVGVTAYEIVRVTGTTETTLAASTTTSAALTGLSPNTAYTLAVYAKDAAGNRSPRSATATLTTTNPPTGTCAVTYRVVNEWPGGFQADLTVRNTSTTPVNGWTLTFAFPAGQTVTNMWGGVPTQTADTVRVAPASYTTTIPASGSVSIGFTGTKGTTNPSPSVFTLNGATCTAS
- a CDS encoding helix-turn-helix domain-containing protein, with translation MASNVNPTVRRRRLGQELRRLRELKGMTAEEVAERLLVSQSKISRLENGRRSISQRDVRDLCGVYEVEDVRIVDSLMQMAKDSRQQGWWHSFGDIPYSVYIGLETDAASLRVYDPQVVPGLLQTRTYAEALIAGALPETAAAEVEKRVQVRLRRQERIIAPDNPLRLWSVLDEAALRRVVGNRSLMREQLEYLVEQSQLPHVTVQVIPFDMGAHPGLNGQYAILEFPDAADSSVVYIEGVTSDLYLEKANDVQKYAVMYEHLRAQALNVDQSRQFIADIAKEYAR
- a CDS encoding ArsR/SmtB family transcription factor, with product MGWWQVNADTLARSRFVLSPLAETFASLKLLHAATGAHPGEKAWLRAHLPGYRALLAADPVTALLVRAGLGRDWIADFLTPTPRDGETFEEGVARVRAARPSEARAHLTVSLAGPLPAELDRDDLPERAAALLQYVWQETVRPDWDRRRRILEADVVARTVQVSRSGWAAVLDSLRPGTRWLGESRFQVNRHEYPPREISGAELVFVPVTPKSGWVSWEGDDRYAVVYPCTGALASHHDRRAVPTGLGALLGTTRAGVLVLLGTPMSTTQLVAVTGQGLGSVGRHLRVLLDAGLVERRRAGRSVLYVRTAAGEVLVEAAGEMSPGAASIRA
- a CDS encoding GOLPH3/VPS74 family protein, yielding MGRSRRTIPEELLLLALDPATGTTAQPQSLDLGLAGAQLVELALAGRIAPDGDRIAVVVPRPTGDPTLDCALELLRRRGAPVRAVHWIGGPRLGLRQTYLSHLERCGMVHAVAGQMCGVLPTTRYQASDNEISREIRARLDSAIRTGVPPDPRTAALAALAHAVGLGKHLYPGNEGRSSRSRLRDLIRHDPMGGLVAHAVMDVQNGVAAQPRRSPAPAGRQPAPGGRAAPEPARGVPMQPRRGSMARVVAH